A stretch of DNA from Salvelinus sp. IW2-2015 linkage group LG20, ASM291031v2, whole genome shotgun sequence:
ACCAGCGCCCAGCAGCAGGGGGGAGACGGGCTTATCAAACAAGAAGTGGTCGGCGATCAGCTGCTCCTGCTCGGCATCGGTCATCTTATTCAGGGGGTAGTACTTTCCCTTGAACTCACCGTCCAGGGTGTCCAGGGCTGGAGAGACAGAAAACCCCTCAGTTTCCCCTCACTCTTAACATGGTATCTCCCTGTATGGAGTTATTTGACACCATGCACAAGTCATTGCAACTAAGGATTCACTTTTGATCTCCATTTCCAATTCATTAAGAATTCGGATCTCAATTTCCGATAAATCCCCTTTTGTTAGTTTTACTGCCTAGCTTCATGAACAATCCTGTGGATGCATatgtagctattgttagctgggTGGCTCACCCTCGACAGACAGTCTCTCCACTGCTCTGCGCTCGCCACGGCTGTTGTGGGGGGGCAGGGTGTATCCCTTGATGCTGCGGCCGGTACGCACACGGCTGGACAGGACGTAGTTGGGGTCCAGGTCATCACCTCCCTACACAGAAACAAGGTCACAACTGAGTTTTAGACCTGAACATTTCAACAAGTCTGTGATTCCCAACCTCCTACGTGCTGCAGAGATACCTTTGCCATCTTTCCATTCTACACCTAATCAAGAATGAAACCAAGAAAACATGTCCAACAAATGTATACAAAGCCCTACCTTCAGGTTCTCGAAGTTCAGGTCGGTCTTGTGCTTGTCTGTGGGCTTGTATCCACTATGACGGTCTGAGATGATGGGGTCCAACAGATCCTTGAAGACCTCGTAGGACTCCTCATCACCAGCCACGCAGCCAACGGTCATGATGAAGGGGTGacctgaagacagagagagaagtggcTGTAAGAAGCCAGCAGGTCTACAGAGTACAAACATTAATATATCACTCTGTGGTGTATGCTGCATATTGAATACATGTGAAATGTATGCTGCATATTGAATAAGGTAACCTGCAAATCTAGTATAATATATGGTTGTAGTATTAGTATGTCTTGACTGTAAATGGGAtataagcatctgctaaatggcatgtattATTTGTATAGGTTTTAATTGCAATGGTATTATGATCGATTGATTCTTAGAGTGCTAACTTGGTTGTGCAGACTGTTGTAGGGTTTTGATACCTGCTCAGCTTTACCTTTGACAGGGGTGTATTGTGTGTTTGCGGCGGTTAGTGACTATCCTCCGGGGGTGTATGGGAAATGTATGTCACTCACCAGGGTTGTCAACACCTGTCTGGATGACGTCATCCAGGGTGAAGCCGGAGGGGGTCTGCTTGTCCCTCAGCTTGGCGTACATGTCCTTGGTCAGCACCTTGGCCATGTGGTTGTTGTGCTTGGCGAGGTCAGGGTACTCCTCCTCAACTTTAAAGTTGAGTTTGAAGTTGTTGTGGGTGTTACCGAAAGGCATGATTGTGTTTAACACTGCAGGGGAGAAAGAAAATAGGAAATCTTTAGATCTTTAATGTCTATTTGCACAGAAAACAACGCACAAAACCTAATATTAACCTATCTGAAACGAAGTTCCCTGACACTGACAGTGGAGTAGAGTCTATAAGGAGTGCTCTGTCTCAGGCCCAGCGAAACTTTAAAAGACGTTTAACGTAAAAGACGGCCAACGTTTAAAAGATTACTGGGGAATACTCAGTAAAATGGCTGCAAAAACTCTTATTGGTGTGTACCCCATATCCTAGTTACAAACGTCAGTCAATGTCCCCGTCCACTGTGTCATGATTCTGTTCGGGAATAGATAAGAGGGAGAAGAACGTTTGTTGGATATATTTAACACCCTCACCCCCAACCTCTAACATTCCACCTTTCTCCCTTATGTATGGAACATATTTCCACACCGTCCACTCACGcaaagagccccccccccccctcacaataTAGCCCCATACCCTACAGTGCGATCACTCAACACGTTGGGTCCTATCCATCAGAGAGACCAACAGGCTGTCATGCAATTACCCTTTCCAGACCCTCTTGTTTTTTACAGTTCTTAACACAAGGGTCAATTGATTTTAAAGACCAACTCATTAATTGAATTGTATTCACTATACTTGATAGGTCATTTACCAATtcacaaattgtatttttttcttaattttttaaaaacttttactcctttttctcccaaatttcgtgatatccaattggtagttacagtcttgtcacatcgctgcaactcccatacggactcaggagaggtgaaggtcgagagccatgcgtcgcccgaaacacaaccctgccaagccacactgcttcttgaaacactggtcgcttaacccagaagccagccgcaccaatgtgtcagaggaaacatagtacaactggcaaccgaagacagcttgcaggcgcccggcacGTCACAAAGAGTcgttagagcgcgatgggacaaggacatcccggccagccaaaccctcccctaacccggacgacgctgggacatcTGGACGTAACTATTGACACAGTTGTTGCATCACATGCCCATGTCCAAAGGCAATGAAAAGGATGTGACTGTTACAGTAACTGTCCGAAAGCAACTGCTAGACAttgaagcaattttttttttacacctgttCCACAGATGTTTAGACGCCTCATACTGTATCGGATTGTGAGACACTTACTTATTTATCTCAGTATCCACACTAGAGAACCATTTGCTGAAACAAACCTTATAAAACTTTGCAACAGTTCACAActtaatttcttcaaaacaaaTCGGTCTTTGTCAAACGAGCCAAGAGAATCAGACTCCTACTAAAATATGCTGTCAAATATTCTACTGATCTGAAACCTTTCCAGAATGCTCcatatgtacatttacattattgCTTTTGCATCGTTAAGCCTATTCATTTTTTAAAGTATGATGACAATTAAAAGACAAAAGAAAGACAAAAGAAAAGTAGCTACATGTGCAGGAGAGGTAAAGCACCTCCCTCCAAAAATGATTTAGCTAACTCTAAAATGACATGTTGTAAACCTATTCTCCCCCCAAAAGTGTTTTGCTCAGAAGCCTTTCCAAGTCCAACTAATCCAAACCGCCAACCTGGCCTCATCACAAAGCTTTAGCTATTCATACAAAGCGCAACATTGAGTTACCTGCACACCAGACAAGAAAAAAAGTAACAGTCCTTGGGATCAGATCCTGTTCACCAGAGCCAAAATATAGAGGTCACCCAACTCTGAAGGTCCTTGCCCTCTGCTTATATACCGGGCAGACACGCAGCCATTGGCTGCCCATCTTACTGCATGCCGGACTCTCATTGGCCCAAGCCGGTCTCTGATACACAGTTTACTTTACGGAAGGACTGGATTTACATCTTAGTCATCCAAGACGAGGCTGCAGCTGCACACTCACCCTCTGAacccctcccacccctctccctgtccccctgcCACAATGTCTGTGGAGGGGATCTGGTGTTTTTTGGATTCCATCCAAGATTTTTGCAGTCGGCTCCCGACTCCTGCTAGCAGAGTAATTGGAATTGACTCTCTTTTGACTCCAACTCCAAAACTAAAATAATCAAGGCTAATCAATACGTCAGCTTAGctgcttttttttaaacattaatttAAAACACAATAAAAAGGACAGCTGGTAGCTGCTCTTTAATCCAGGAACATGCTATTGTATCGCAGATATATGTATCTAACACTATCCTAGAAGAATTGATTCTAGCGACAATCgattctttctttaataaaatgGGAGTAGACTCGTGGAGTCAATAGCCAAGGAGATGAGGAATCGCTTCTTTTGGAGTAGATGTTCCACGGGGACATTAGGATGGTGGAAGGGTTATTTGAATGGGGTGGACTGGGAGTAGTAAGTTACACTCTCCAAAAAAAGCTGAGCAACGCTTTTGCCAGCCATGCCAAGAATAGCAGGGGTCCTTCCTTGTTAGGAGTAGCCTAAGGGTTTAAAAAAGCTGGTATTCTTTTCCCttatcagaaaaaaaattggtaagtgcgagtgttagttcacgaaaggtTACCCCATAAACACTACTCAATTTAGCCTTGTGTAGGTT
This window harbors:
- the LOC111980695 gene encoding creatine kinase M-type-like, translated to MPFGNTHNNFKLNFKVEEEYPDLAKHNNHMAKVLTKDMYAKLRDKQTPSGFTLDDVIQTGVDNPGHPFIMTVGCVAGDEESYEVFKDLLDPIISDRHSGYKPTDKHKTDLNFENLKGGDDLDPNYVLSSRVRTGRSIKGYTLPPHNSRGERRAVERLSVEALDTLDGEFKGKYYPLNKMTDAEQEQLIADHFLFDKPVSPLLLGAGMARDWPDARGIWHNDAKSFLVWVNEEDHLRVISMEKGGNMKEVFRRFCVGLKRIEETFKKHNHGFMWNEHLGYVLTCPSNLGTGLRGGVHVKLPKLSTHAKFEEILGRLRLQKRGTGGVDTASVGGVFDISNADRLGSSEVDQVQMVVDGVKLMVEMEKKLEKGEAIDGMIPAQK